The Nitrospira sp. KM1 genome includes a window with the following:
- a CDS encoding ATP citrate lyase citrate-binding domain-containing protein — MAKVLEGPGMGLMKKWGIAVPNYVVVTSADELAKLGQANDWMKQTKLVAKAHEALGSRFKLGLVKVGLDLNGAVAAAKEMIGRHVGSITVSQVIVSEMIPHKEEYYCAVKSTREGSEVLVANCGGIEVESNWERVKRLTLDVGQSPTADSLEKLAKDAGFTGPLAKKMADFAGKMFTCFDSEDAQYLEVNPVVTRESDGELVALDAVTLLDGDAKFRHPDWNFQFAAEFGRAYSREEMEVMAVDSKIKGSVKFIEIPGGDTAMLPAGGGASVYYSDAVVARGGKLANYAEYSGDPPDWAVEVLTDKVCSLPGIKNIIVGGAIANFTDVKKTFGGIINGFRKAKSEGKLKNVKIWVRRGGPREKEGLDAMRALKDEGFDIHVYDRNTPLTDIVDKALQTK; from the coding sequence ATGGCCAAAGTGCTGGAAGGTCCCGGCATGGGACTGATGAAGAAGTGGGGAATTGCCGTTCCAAACTATGTCGTCGTCACGTCCGCCGATGAACTCGCCAAACTCGGGCAAGCCAATGATTGGATGAAACAGACAAAACTGGTGGCCAAGGCGCACGAAGCCTTGGGGTCCAGATTCAAGCTCGGGCTGGTCAAAGTCGGACTCGACCTCAACGGTGCGGTTGCGGCGGCCAAGGAAATGATCGGCCGTCATGTGGGAAGCATCACGGTCTCGCAAGTCATTGTGTCGGAAATGATTCCTCACAAGGAAGAATATTACTGCGCCGTCAAGTCCACCCGTGAGGGCAGCGAGGTCCTGGTGGCCAATTGCGGTGGAATCGAAGTGGAATCGAACTGGGAACGGGTCAAACGGCTGACTCTTGACGTGGGACAGTCGCCAACCGCTGACTCTTTGGAAAAGCTGGCCAAAGATGCCGGGTTTACCGGTCCGCTCGCGAAAAAAATGGCCGATTTTGCCGGCAAGATGTTTACCTGCTTCGACAGCGAAGATGCCCAGTACCTGGAAGTCAATCCCGTCGTCACCCGCGAGAGCGATGGAGAACTGGTGGCGCTTGATGCCGTGACGCTGCTCGATGGGGATGCCAAGTTCCGTCATCCGGATTGGAATTTCCAATTTGCGGCGGAGTTCGGCCGCGCCTACTCCAGGGAAGAAATGGAAGTCATGGCGGTCGACAGCAAGATCAAGGGATCGGTCAAGTTTATCGAGATCCCCGGTGGGGACACGGCGATGCTTCCGGCGGGAGGTGGGGCCAGTGTGTACTACTCGGACGCAGTGGTTGCACGCGGCGGAAAGCTTGCCAACTACGCCGAGTACTCTGGCGATCCTCCGGATTGGGCCGTTGAAGTGCTGACTGACAAGGTCTGTTCGTTGCCCGGCATTAAGAACATCATTGTCGGGGGAGCCATCGCCAACTTTACCGACGTCAAGAAAACCTTCGGCGGCATCATTAACGGATTTCGCAAGGCAAAGTCCGAAGGCAAGCTCAAGAACGTCAAGATCTGGGTGCGCCGCGGCGGCCCGCGCGAAAAAGAAGGTCTCGATGCCATGCGCGCGCTGAAAGACGAGGGTTTTGACATTCATGTCTACGATCGCAATACACCGCTGACCGACATCGTCGATAAGGCGCTCCAAACGAAATAA
- a CDS encoding citrate/2-methylcitrate synthase, translating to MSILANKDTRVVIQGGQAGVNAARRMAEFSYLIKRPLNVEAFVYPPDAGKTNEIPYGSGLLAIPVYKSIAEATKHHPAINTSLVYIGADRAMKGGLEALDDSHIKVVSMITEGVPEKDAKLLGTHARKLGKVFNGPSSIGIISAGACRLGVIGGAFDNLVLSKLYREGSFGVITKSGGLSNEIIWICSQFADGITTAIGIGGDAYPGTDYVSYLEMFENDPQTKAVIIVGEMGGDLEERAAEWYGARKRRIKLIGVVSGFCQESLPKGMKFGHAGAKEGMKGEGSARSKSDALKKAGAIVPATFGALGPAIKETYQDLLKSGQVKEPVEPAVLPKLPKSIEEAMKADEVMVAPLIRTTISDDRGDEPCYDGYPASELINKGYEIPHVIGLLWDKRLISKQEAEIIKRIMMLSADHGPCVSGAYATILAACAGIGLSQAVAAGLIMIGPRFGGAVTDAGRYFKYAVDQKMTVDEFLAHMKKHVGPVPGIGHRVKSLRNPDKRVKELVGYVKSLNIKTPCLDFALEVEKVTAVKKDNLILNVDGTMAAVLVDIGFPVDSLNGFFILSRTIGLIGHWVDQKRQDSRLIRLFDYLVNYAAPKRREVPPLK from the coding sequence ATGAGTATCCTGGCGAACAAAGACACCCGCGTAGTAATTCAAGGCGGTCAGGCCGGAGTCAACGCCGCCCGCCGCATGGCCGAGTTCAGTTACCTCATTAAGCGACCGCTGAATGTCGAAGCGTTTGTCTATCCGCCGGACGCAGGCAAAACGAATGAGATTCCTTATGGAAGCGGATTGCTCGCCATTCCCGTCTACAAGTCCATTGCCGAAGCCACGAAGCATCACCCCGCCATCAATACGAGCCTCGTCTACATCGGAGCTGATCGGGCCATGAAGGGCGGTCTGGAGGCCTTGGACGATTCGCATATCAAGGTCGTTTCGATGATCACGGAGGGTGTGCCGGAGAAGGACGCGAAACTGCTGGGAACCCACGCTCGCAAGCTCGGTAAAGTCTTCAATGGGCCATCCTCTATCGGGATCATTTCGGCCGGGGCGTGTCGTCTCGGCGTCATCGGTGGGGCATTCGACAACCTCGTTCTCTCCAAGCTCTATCGGGAAGGATCGTTCGGGGTCATTACGAAATCGGGAGGGTTGTCCAACGAAATCATCTGGATCTGCTCCCAGTTCGCCGACGGAATCACGACCGCGATCGGTATTGGCGGCGATGCGTATCCTGGCACGGACTACGTCAGTTACCTTGAGATGTTCGAGAATGATCCGCAGACAAAGGCCGTGATCATTGTAGGAGAGATGGGCGGGGATCTCGAAGAGCGTGCGGCCGAGTGGTATGGAGCGAGGAAGCGCAGGATCAAGCTGATCGGTGTCGTGTCTGGATTCTGTCAGGAGAGCTTGCCGAAAGGCATGAAGTTCGGACATGCCGGCGCGAAAGAGGGCATGAAGGGCGAAGGGTCGGCGAGATCGAAGTCCGATGCGCTCAAGAAAGCGGGAGCCATCGTGCCGGCCACATTTGGGGCGCTCGGTCCTGCCATCAAGGAAACGTATCAGGACCTGCTGAAATCCGGTCAGGTCAAAGAGCCGGTGGAGCCCGCTGTATTGCCGAAGCTGCCCAAGTCGATCGAAGAGGCCATGAAAGCGGATGAAGTCATGGTCGCTCCGCTGATCCGTACGACGATCAGCGACGATCGTGGGGACGAGCCTTGCTATGACGGGTATCCTGCCTCCGAACTCATCAACAAAGGCTATGAAATCCCACACGTCATCGGTCTGCTCTGGGATAAACGGCTGATCTCCAAGCAGGAAGCAGAGATCATCAAGCGAATTATGATGCTCTCGGCCGACCATGGTCCATGTGTCAGCGGCGCGTATGCGACGATTCTGGCGGCTTGCGCGGGTATTGGCCTGTCGCAAGCGGTCGCAGCCGGTCTCATCATGATCGGACCGCGGTTCGGCGGCGCCGTGACGGATGCCGGACGCTATTTCAAGTACGCCGTCGACCAAAAGATGACCGTCGATGAATTCCTGGCCCATATGAAAAAGCATGTTGGGCCGGTTCCGGGGATCGGTCACCGTGTGAAGAGCCTCCGTAATCCCGATAAGCGGGTCAAGGAATTGGTCGGATACGTAAAGAGTTTGAATATCAAGACGCCTTGTCTCGACTTCGCGCTGGAGGTTGAGAAAGTGACCGCGGTCAAAAAGGATAACTTGATTTTGAATGTCGACGGTACGATGGCGGCCGTCCTGGTCGATATCGGCTTTCCGGTCGACAGCTTGAACGGGTTTTTCATTCTGTCACGCACGATTGGACTGATCGGTCATTGGGTCGATCAAAAGCGGCAGGATAGCCGTTTGATCAGATTGTTTGACTATCTGGTGAACTACGCGGCCCCCAAGAGACGTGAAGTTCCGCCTTTGAAATAG
- a CDS encoding aconitate hydratase — protein MSMDLAKKLYARMPEVFAKARKKFGRGLTLAEKILVSHADNFDAQTWQRGKAMLSLRPDRVAMQDATAQMAMLQFMQANKKKVAVPSTIHCDHLIRAEMGSQKDLLRAMDENKEVYNFLASAAKKYGIGFWKPGAGIIHQVVLENYAFPGGLIIGTDSHTPNGGGLGMLAIGVGGADAGEVMAGLPWEVLDPKLIGVRLTGKLNGWASPKDVILYLCGLLTVKGGTNKIVEYFGPGAETISATGKGTICNMGAELGATTSVFPFDQKMVAYMKITDRGDLANFALSHKDLLVADPEVHQAPEKYYDQIVEVDLSTLEPHVVGPHTPDLARPISKLASEAKEKGYPVELKAALIGSCTNSSYEDISRSAHIARQGLNAGIKAKSSFLISPGSERIYHTMKRDGFLDTFEQLGGTVLSNSCGPCIGQWKRADGVKGKADSIVSSFNRNFPGRNDGISETLSFLASPEVVTAYALSGDLGFDPVNHTLKGADGKEFKLEPPVGEELPAKGFAKGEEGFIAPADSGDALTVDIPATSERLQLLQPFPRWDGKDFEKLPLLIKTKGKTTTDHISPAGPWLKFRGHLDKISDNMFLGANNAFASEPGKGTNVLTGESDLTIAQIARAYKAKSIASFVVGDENYGEGSSREHAAMSPRFLNVRAVITKSFARIHETNLKKQGILALTFSDPKDYEKIEQNDRISVTGLQSLAPGKPVQVTIHKTDGQTLIIQANHSMTEQQIAWFRAGSALNALN, from the coding sequence ATGTCGATGGATCTTGCCAAAAAGTTGTACGCCAGAATGCCAGAGGTGTTTGCCAAAGCCAGGAAGAAGTTTGGCCGCGGGTTGACGTTGGCGGAAAAAATTCTCGTGTCGCACGCCGACAACTTCGATGCCCAGACGTGGCAGCGTGGGAAGGCCATGCTGTCGTTGCGGCCGGATCGTGTGGCCATGCAGGATGCCACCGCTCAGATGGCGATGTTGCAGTTTATGCAGGCCAACAAGAAAAAGGTCGCGGTTCCCAGCACGATTCATTGCGACCATCTCATCAGGGCCGAGATGGGCTCGCAAAAAGATCTCCTGCGCGCGATGGACGAAAACAAAGAAGTCTATAACTTTCTTGCGTCAGCGGCCAAAAAGTACGGCATCGGATTTTGGAAGCCGGGCGCGGGCATCATTCACCAGGTGGTCCTGGAGAACTATGCTTTTCCAGGCGGATTGATTATCGGGACGGACTCCCATACGCCCAATGGCGGTGGACTGGGCATGCTGGCCATTGGAGTCGGCGGTGCGGACGCCGGTGAGGTGATGGCAGGATTGCCATGGGAGGTCCTCGATCCTAAATTGATCGGCGTGCGGCTCACCGGCAAGTTGAACGGTTGGGCGTCTCCCAAAGATGTCATTCTGTATCTCTGCGGGCTGCTCACGGTAAAAGGCGGCACGAATAAGATCGTCGAGTATTTCGGTCCCGGAGCAGAAACCATCAGCGCGACGGGCAAGGGCACCATCTGCAATATGGGAGCGGAGCTGGGCGCGACCACGTCGGTCTTTCCGTTCGATCAGAAAATGGTCGCCTACATGAAGATCACCGACCGCGGCGATCTGGCCAATTTCGCGCTGTCTCATAAAGACCTGCTGGTCGCAGATCCGGAGGTCCATCAGGCTCCTGAAAAATATTATGACCAGATCGTCGAGGTCGATCTTTCAACGCTCGAACCGCATGTGGTGGGCCCCCACACGCCAGATTTGGCCCGTCCGATTTCCAAGCTGGCATCGGAAGCGAAGGAAAAGGGATATCCGGTTGAACTGAAGGCGGCGCTGATCGGCAGCTGTACAAACAGCTCCTATGAAGACATCAGCCGTTCCGCACACATCGCGCGGCAGGGTCTCAATGCCGGTATCAAGGCCAAGTCATCCTTTTTGATCTCGCCGGGCTCCGAACGCATTTATCACACGATGAAGCGTGATGGGTTTTTGGATACCTTCGAACAGTTGGGCGGTACCGTGTTGTCGAATTCCTGCGGGCCCTGCATCGGTCAATGGAAGCGCGCCGACGGTGTCAAAGGTAAGGCCGACTCGATCGTGAGTTCCTTCAATCGAAATTTTCCGGGACGCAACGACGGCATCAGTGAAACCCTATCGTTTCTCGCCAGTCCGGAAGTCGTGACGGCCTATGCGTTGTCCGGCGACCTCGGCTTCGACCCAGTGAATCACACACTCAAGGGTGCCGACGGTAAAGAGTTCAAGTTGGAACCGCCGGTCGGTGAGGAACTGCCGGCAAAGGGATTTGCCAAAGGTGAAGAGGGTTTCATCGCCCCGGCAGACAGCGGCGATGCGTTGACGGTGGATATTCCCGCCACAAGTGAACGATTGCAATTGCTTCAGCCGTTCCCCCGTTGGGACGGCAAAGATTTCGAGAAGTTGCCGCTCCTGATCAAGACCAAGGGCAAAACGACCACGGATCATATTTCACCCGCCGGACCATGGCTCAAGTTCCGTGGCCATCTCGATAAGATCAGCGACAATATGTTTCTCGGCGCGAACAACGCGTTTGCGTCAGAGCCCGGCAAGGGGACCAATGTACTGACCGGGGAGTCCGACCTCACGATCGCGCAGATCGCCCGAGCCTATAAAGCCAAAAGCATCGCGTCGTTCGTTGTCGGCGACGAAAATTATGGCGAAGGAAGCAGCCGTGAGCATGCGGCGATGTCGCCGCGGTTTCTGAACGTGCGCGCGGTCATCACCAAGAGCTTTGCGCGCATTCATGAGACGAATTTGAAGAAACAGGGGATCTTGGCGTTGACCTTCTCTGATCCGAAGGACTACGAGAAGATTGAGCAGAACGACCGCATCAGTGTGACGGGGCTACAGAGTTTGGCCCCCGGCAAGCCGGTGCAGGTGACAATCCACAAGACGGATGGCCAAACGCTCATCATCCAGGCGAACCATAGCATGACGGAGCAACAAATCGCATGGTTCAGGGCGGGTTCAGCGTTGAACGCGCTCAATTAA
- a CDS encoding NADP-dependent isocitrate dehydrogenase, with protein MTTKADKIIYTKTDEAPMLATYSFLPIINAFSKAAGVSVELRDISLAGRVIAVFPEYLTSQQKQHDALAELGEMAKTPEANIIKLPNISASIPQLVATIKELQQQGYKLPDYPENPKDDKEKDIKARYDKVKGSAVNPVLREGNSDRRAPLSVKAYARKHPHKMGAWTSDSKTHVSHMKSGDFRSNEKSITVPAATTAKIEFVGADGKTTVLKDKIALQAGEVLDATFMSVKALRTFLEEQIEEAKKQGVLFSLHMKATMMKISDPKIFGHAVTVFYKDVFQKHGETLKKLGVDPDNGIGDLYAKIKALPDEQRKAIEADIQEVYKKRPPMAMVNSDKGITNLHVPSDIIIDASMPPVIRDSGKMWNPEGKLQDVKCVIPDASYAPVYHEVVEFCKKHGAFDPKTMGSVPNVGLMAQAAEEYGSHDKTFKAPGNGTMRVVDASGKTLLEHKVEEGDIWRACQVKDAPIQDWVKLAVTRAKASGTPAVFWLNKDRAHDAELIKKVNAYLPKHDTAGLDIRILSPAEACRFSLERMKEGKDTISCTGNVLRDYLTDLFPILEIGTSAKMLSIVPLLNGGGLFETGAGGSAPKHVQQFQEEGYLRWDSLGEFLALAASLEHLAKVGNNQVAKILADTLDQANAKFLESNKSPARKVGEIDNRGSHFYLALYWAQALAAQTADKKIAERFTKIAKDLSDNEKKIDGELLAAQGKPQDVGGYYHPDDTKASKAMRPSATLNAIIDAIA; from the coding sequence ATGACGACGAAAGCTGACAAGATCATTTATACGAAGACAGACGAAGCGCCCATGCTGGCGACCTATTCGTTTCTCCCCATCATCAATGCGTTCTCAAAGGCGGCTGGAGTGAGCGTCGAATTGCGGGACATCTCCCTGGCCGGCCGTGTCATTGCGGTATTCCCGGAATATTTGACGTCGCAACAGAAGCAACACGATGCCTTAGCCGAGCTTGGCGAAATGGCAAAGACACCGGAAGCCAATATCATCAAGCTGCCAAACATCAGCGCCTCGATCCCGCAGTTGGTGGCGACGATCAAGGAATTGCAACAACAAGGCTACAAATTACCGGATTACCCGGAGAACCCGAAGGATGACAAGGAGAAGGACATCAAGGCCCGTTACGACAAAGTCAAAGGCAGCGCGGTCAATCCCGTGCTCCGCGAAGGCAACTCCGATCGCCGCGCTCCCTTGTCCGTGAAGGCGTATGCTCGCAAACATCCGCACAAGATGGGTGCCTGGACCTCGGACTCCAAGACCCATGTCTCCCACATGAAGAGCGGCGATTTCCGCTCGAACGAAAAATCCATCACCGTCCCGGCCGCAACTACGGCGAAGATCGAGTTTGTAGGGGCCGACGGCAAGACCACCGTGTTGAAGGACAAGATTGCGCTTCAGGCCGGTGAAGTCCTTGATGCCACGTTTATGAGCGTGAAGGCCCTGCGCACATTCCTCGAGGAGCAGATCGAGGAGGCGAAAAAACAGGGCGTGTTGTTCTCCCTTCACATGAAGGCCACCATGATGAAGATCTCCGACCCGAAGATCTTCGGACATGCCGTGACCGTGTTCTACAAGGATGTGTTCCAGAAGCACGGCGAAACGCTCAAAAAGCTCGGCGTCGATCCGGACAACGGCATCGGCGATTTATACGCCAAGATCAAGGCTTTGCCGGACGAACAGCGAAAGGCCATCGAAGCAGATATTCAAGAGGTCTACAAGAAGAGACCTCCCATGGCGATGGTGAACAGCGACAAGGGGATTACCAATCTCCACGTGCCGAGCGATATCATCATCGACGCCTCCATGCCTCCCGTGATCCGTGATTCAGGCAAAATGTGGAATCCGGAAGGCAAGCTGCAGGATGTCAAGTGCGTGATTCCTGACGCCAGCTACGCGCCGGTGTATCACGAGGTGGTCGAATTTTGTAAAAAGCACGGCGCGTTCGACCCAAAGACGATGGGCAGTGTGCCCAACGTTGGATTAATGGCGCAAGCGGCCGAAGAGTACGGTTCGCACGACAAGACGTTCAAGGCGCCCGGCAATGGGACGATGCGCGTGGTCGATGCCTCCGGCAAGACGTTGCTTGAGCATAAAGTCGAAGAGGGTGATATTTGGCGCGCCTGTCAAGTAAAGGATGCTCCGATTCAGGATTGGGTGAAACTGGCGGTGACCCGTGCGAAGGCGAGCGGCACTCCGGCCGTGTTCTGGTTGAATAAGGATCGCGCGCATGATGCGGAGCTGATCAAAAAGGTCAATGCCTATCTGCCGAAGCATGATACGGCGGGTCTCGATATCCGGATCCTGTCGCCGGCTGAGGCGTGTCGGTTCTCGTTGGAACGGATGAAGGAAGGTAAGGACACGATTTCCTGTACCGGTAACGTTCTCCGCGACTATCTCACGGACCTCTTCCCGATTCTCGAAATCGGGACCAGTGCCAAGATGCTCTCGATCGTTCCGTTGCTGAATGGCGGCGGCTTGTTCGAGACTGGCGCGGGAGGATCGGCGCCGAAGCACGTGCAGCAGTTCCAGGAGGAGGGGTATCTCCGTTGGGATTCGCTCGGCGAGTTTCTGGCCTTGGCCGCCTCGTTGGAACACCTGGCAAAGGTAGGGAACAATCAGGTTGCAAAGATTCTGGCGGACACGCTGGATCAGGCCAATGCGAAATTTTTGGAGAGCAACAAGTCACCTGCCAGAAAAGTCGGTGAAATCGACAACCGCGGCAGCCACTTTTACCTTGCGCTTTATTGGGCGCAGGCCTTGGCCGCGCAGACGGCAGACAAAAAGATCGCAGAAAGATTTACGAAGATCGCGAAGGATCTGAGCGACAACGAGAAAAAGATCGACGGCGAATTGCTCGCGGCGCAGGGCAAGCCCCAAGATGTCGGAGGCTACTACCATCCGGACGATACGAAGGCGTCCAAAGCGATGCGTCCGAGCGCGACGTTGAACGCGATCATCGATGCGATCGCGTAA
- a CDS encoding 2Fe-2S iron-sulfur cluster-binding protein translates to MAQENANVIDQPEVLTPRMVTIEISGKTYEVPEGITVIKALWYTGQEVVRGAGCLGGFCGACATYYRTKDDPKVKTCLACQTAVQDGMSFTMMPPFPARKATYDIQKLQDPKQDLFNLYPEAPLCRNCNACTEACPQKIDVREGVWKAVFGDFKGVSEMFMDCVMCGMCTPVCIADIAPNLVALYVSRAQGAHFTEKPKGLETRIHEIENGRFNEEWNHILKMNEKELVDHCATVK, encoded by the coding sequence ATGGCTCAAGAAAACGCGAATGTGATCGACCAACCCGAAGTGCTCACACCTCGGATGGTAACGATCGAAATTTCCGGTAAGACGTACGAGGTGCCAGAGGGCATCACCGTCATCAAGGCGTTGTGGTATACGGGACAGGAAGTCGTCAGGGGCGCGGGCTGTCTCGGCGGGTTTTGCGGCGCGTGCGCGACATACTACCGCACCAAGGACGATCCAAAGGTGAAGACGTGTCTAGCCTGCCAGACGGCGGTCCAGGACGGTATGTCCTTTACGATGATGCCGCCGTTTCCAGCGCGCAAGGCCACGTACGACATTCAGAAACTGCAGGATCCCAAGCAGGATCTGTTCAATCTATATCCGGAAGCGCCGCTGTGCCGGAATTGCAACGCCTGTACGGAAGCCTGTCCGCAAAAGATCGATGTTCGAGAAGGCGTGTGGAAAGCCGTGTTCGGAGATTTTAAAGGCGTGTCCGAGATGTTCATGGATTGTGTCATGTGCGGAATGTGCACCCCCGTGTGTATTGCGGATATCGCCCCAAACCTTGTGGCCCTCTATGTCAGTCGCGCTCAAGGCGCCCACTTTACGGAGAAACCAAAGGGGCTGGAGACACGAATCCATGAGATTGAGAACGGACGTTTCAATGAAGAGTGGAACCACATTCTGAAGATGAACGAGAAGGAGTTGGTCGATCACTGTGCGACGGTAAAATGA